The following coding sequences lie in one Cronobacter universalis NCTC 9529 genomic window:
- the nirC gene encoding nitrite transporter NirC: MFTDTINKCAANAARIARLSANNPLGFWVSSAMAGAYVGLGIILIFTLGNLLDPSVRPLVMGATFGIALTLVIIAGSELFTGHTMFLTLGVKAGAISHGQMWAILPQTWLGNLVGSVFVALLYSWGGGSLLPVDTSLVHTVALAKTSAPAMALFFKGALCNWLVCLAIWMAIRTEGAAKFIAIWWCLLAFIASGYEHSVANMTLFALSWFGHHNEAFTLSGIGHNLLWVTLGNTLSGAVFMGLGYWYATPKAERPQPAAHTAPETAR; encoded by the coding sequence ATGTTTACCGACACGATCAACAAGTGCGCGGCCAATGCGGCCCGCATCGCTCGCCTCTCGGCAAATAATCCTCTGGGCTTCTGGGTCAGCTCCGCGATGGCGGGCGCCTACGTCGGGCTCGGCATTATTTTGATTTTCACCCTCGGCAATCTGCTTGACCCTTCGGTTCGCCCGCTGGTGATGGGCGCCACGTTCGGCATCGCGCTGACGCTGGTTATTATCGCCGGTTCCGAGCTTTTCACCGGGCACACGATGTTTCTGACGCTCGGCGTCAAAGCGGGCGCCATCAGCCACGGCCAGATGTGGGCAATCCTGCCGCAGACCTGGCTTGGCAATCTGGTCGGCTCGGTGTTTGTCGCGCTGCTTTACAGCTGGGGCGGCGGCAGCCTGCTGCCGGTCGACACCAGCCTCGTACATACCGTTGCACTCGCAAAAACCAGCGCGCCGGCGATGGCGCTGTTCTTTAAAGGCGCGCTGTGCAACTGGCTGGTGTGTCTCGCTATATGGATGGCGATCCGCACCGAAGGGGCGGCGAAATTTATCGCCATCTGGTGGTGTCTGCTGGCCTTTATCGCTTCGGGCTATGAGCACTCCGTCGCCAACATGACGCTGTTCGCGCTCTCCTGGTTTGGTCATCACAACGAGGCCTTCACACTCAGTGGTATTGGTCATAACCTCTTGTGGGTAACCCTCGGCAATACGCTCTCTGGCGCCGTGTTCATGGGTTTGGGTTACTGGTATGCTACCCCGAAAGCGGAGCGCCCGCAGCCCGCCGCCCACACCGCACCAGAAACCGCCCGTTAA
- a CDS encoding GntR family transcriptional regulator encodes MPATERYSHQLLYATVRQRLLDDIGQGVYQAGQQIPTESELCTLYNVSRITIRKAISDLVKDGVLIRWQGKGTFVQSKKVENALLTVSGFTDFGVSQGKPTKEEVIEQARVSADPFCERLNIPGGGEMFLLRRVMYLDGEPLFIDASWIPLSRYPQFDEIYSAGASTYQLFQERFGTQVVSDKKTIDIFTATKAEAQWLKCELGEPLFRISKIAYDQHQKPVHYSELFCRANRVTLTIDNQRR; translated from the coding sequence ATGCCAGCTACGGAGCGCTACTCTCATCAACTCCTTTATGCCACCGTCCGCCAGCGTCTGCTTGATGACATCGGGCAAGGCGTTTACCAGGCCGGGCAGCAGATCCCTACGGAAAGCGAGTTGTGTACGCTCTACAACGTCAGCCGCATCACCATTCGCAAGGCGATTAGCGATCTGGTGAAGGATGGCGTCCTGATCCGCTGGCAGGGCAAAGGCACGTTTGTGCAGAGCAAGAAAGTCGAAAACGCCCTGCTGACCGTGAGCGGCTTTACCGATTTCGGCGTATCGCAGGGCAAGCCCACCAAAGAAGAAGTGATTGAGCAGGCGCGCGTCAGCGCCGATCCGTTCTGCGAACGGCTGAATATTCCGGGCGGCGGCGAGATGTTCCTGCTGCGCCGGGTGATGTATCTCGATGGCGAACCGCTGTTTATCGACGCCTCGTGGATCCCGCTCTCCCGCTACCCGCAGTTTGACGAGATCTACAGCGCGGGCGCGTCAACCTATCAGCTGTTTCAGGAGCGCTTCGGTACGCAGGTGGTGAGCGATAAAAAGACCATCGACATTTTCACCGCCACCAAAGCCGAGGCGCAGTGGCTGAAATGCGAACTGGGCGAGCCGCTGTTTCGCATCAGTAAAATCGCCTACGACCAGCATCAGAAACCCGTGCACTATTCCGAGTTGTTCTGCCGCGCTAACCGCGTCACGCTGACCATCGACAACCAGCGGCGCTGA
- the frlD gene encoding fructoselysine 6-kinase codes for MKTLATVGDNCVDIYPQLGKAFSGGNAVNVAVYSTRYGMRPACVSWVGDDDYGDMLKQDLTCHGVDISHLHTRPGVTAQTQVELRNNDRILGDYTEGVMADFMVSDEDLRWLTGFDIIHSAIWGHADAAFPALHAAGKTLSFDFADKWESPLWRTLPEHLDYAFASARDETPWLRDRLQTVVECGAGVAIATLGENGSLAWDGARFWRMPPEQVEVVDTMGAGDSYIAGFLCAVAAGLPLVDAMKQGTQCAARTLGYHGAW; via the coding sequence ATGAAAACACTGGCGACGGTCGGCGATAACTGCGTGGATATCTACCCGCAGCTTGGCAAAGCGTTTTCCGGCGGCAACGCGGTTAACGTGGCGGTGTACAGCACCCGCTACGGAATGCGGCCCGCCTGCGTCAGCTGGGTCGGCGATGACGACTATGGCGACATGCTGAAGCAGGATCTGACGTGCCACGGCGTCGATATCTCGCATCTGCATACCAGACCAGGCGTGACGGCGCAGACTCAGGTGGAGCTTCGCAACAATGACCGCATTCTTGGCGACTATACCGAAGGCGTAATGGCGGACTTTATGGTCAGCGACGAGGATCTGCGCTGGCTGACAGGGTTCGATATCATTCACTCCGCCATCTGGGGCCATGCCGACGCCGCCTTCCCGGCGCTTCACGCCGCCGGGAAGACGCTGTCGTTTGATTTTGCCGACAAATGGGAAAGCCCGCTGTGGCGCACGCTGCCGGAACATCTGGATTATGCGTTTGCCTCCGCGCGCGACGAGACGCCCTGGCTGCGCGACCGCCTGCAAACGGTGGTGGAGTGCGGCGCGGGCGTCGCCATCGCCACGCTCGGCGAGAACGGCAGCCTGGCGTGGGATGGCGCGCGGTTCTGGCGCATGCCGCCGGAGCAGGTCGAGGTGGTGGATACGATGGGCGCCGGAGATTCTTACATCGCCGGTTTCCTCTGCGCTGTCGCCGCCGGGCTGCCGCTCGTCGACGCCATGAAGCAGGGTACGCAGTGCGCGGCGCGAACGCTTGGCTATCACGGCGCCTGGTAA
- the frlC gene encoding fructoselysine 3-epimerase — MKTGMFTCGHQRLPLEHAFRDAHELGYDGLELWGGRPHAFAPDLNAGGIRQVKELSRVYQMPIIGYTPETNGYPYNMMLGDERMRRESLDMIKLAMEMAKEMDAGFTLISAAHAGYLTGPDAIWQRLADNLRELCESAEEIGIDLLLEPLTPYESNVVCNANDVLRALSLVPSPRLYSMVDICAPFVQGEPVMSYFDKLGDKLRHLHIVDSDGASDSHYIPGEGKMPLRELMRDIIERGYDGYCTIELVTMYMNEPRLYARQALARFRDLLPQEAL; from the coding sequence ATGAAAACGGGTATGTTTACCTGCGGGCATCAGCGGCTGCCGCTGGAGCACGCCTTTCGCGACGCGCACGAACTCGGCTATGACGGGCTGGAGCTGTGGGGCGGCAGGCCGCACGCGTTTGCGCCGGATCTCAACGCAGGCGGCATTCGCCAGGTAAAAGAGCTTTCCCGCGTTTATCAGATGCCGATCATCGGCTACACGCCGGAAACTAACGGCTATCCCTATAACATGATGCTGGGCGACGAGCGGATGCGCCGCGAAAGCCTCGACATGATCAAGCTCGCGATGGAGATGGCCAAAGAGATGGACGCGGGCTTTACGCTGATCTCCGCCGCCCACGCGGGCTACCTCACCGGGCCTGACGCCATCTGGCAACGCCTTGCCGATAACCTGCGCGAGCTGTGCGAATCCGCCGAAGAGATCGGCATCGATCTGCTGCTGGAGCCGCTGACGCCTTATGAATCCAACGTCGTGTGCAACGCGAACGACGTGCTGCGGGCGCTCTCGCTGGTACCGTCGCCGCGCCTCTACAGCATGGTCGATATCTGCGCGCCGTTTGTGCAGGGCGAGCCGGTGATGAGTTACTTCGACAAACTGGGCGATAAGCTGCGCCATCTGCATATCGTCGACAGCGATGGCGCGAGCGACAGCCATTACATCCCCGGCGAAGGCAAAATGCCGCTGCGCGAGCTGATGCGCGACATTATTGAGCGCGGCTACGACGGCTATTGCACTATCGAGCTGGTCACCATGTATATGAATGAACCGCGGCTTTACGCCCGCCAGGCGCTGGCGCGCTTTCGCGATCTGCTGCCACAGGAGGCGCTATGA
- the frlB gene encoding fructoselysine 6-phosphate deglycase, whose protein sequence is MLNIDKSTVDFLVTENMVQEVEKILAKDVPRVHAIVDEMINRGIDRIYFVACGSPLNAAQTAKHLADRYSSLQVYALSGWEFCDNTPHRLDAKCAVIGVSDYGKTEEVIRALELGGACGALTAAFTKRPDSPIVQAAEHVVAYEADCIWEIHLLLCYSVVLEMITRQAPHAEIGKIKNDLRKLPQALGHLVRTWEDKGRQLGEQASQWPMIYTVSAGPLRPLGYKEGIVTLMEFTWTHGSVIESGEFRHGPLEIVEPGVPFLFLLGNDESRHTTERAIRFVRERTDNVIVIDYAEISQGLHPWLAPFLMFVPMEWLCYYLSIYKDHNPDDRRYYGGIVEY, encoded by the coding sequence ATGCTGAATATCGATAAAAGCACCGTGGATTTCCTGGTCACCGAAAACATGGTTCAGGAAGTGGAGAAGATTCTTGCGAAGGATGTGCCGCGCGTGCACGCCATCGTGGACGAGATGATCAACCGCGGCATCGACCGCATCTATTTCGTCGCCTGCGGCTCGCCGCTTAACGCGGCGCAGACGGCGAAGCACCTGGCGGACCGTTACTCAAGCCTTCAGGTTTACGCGCTTTCCGGCTGGGAGTTCTGCGACAACACGCCGCACCGCCTGGATGCGAAGTGCGCGGTGATTGGCGTCTCCGACTACGGCAAAACCGAAGAAGTGATCAGGGCGCTGGAGCTGGGGGGGGCCTGCGGCGCGCTGACCGCCGCGTTCACCAAACGCCCGGACAGCCCGATCGTGCAGGCCGCCGAACATGTGGTGGCGTATGAAGCCGACTGCATCTGGGAAATCCACCTGCTGCTCTGCTACAGCGTGGTGCTGGAGATGATCACCCGCCAGGCGCCGCACGCCGAGATCGGCAAAATCAAAAACGATCTGCGCAAGCTGCCGCAGGCGCTGGGCCACCTGGTGCGCACCTGGGAAGACAAAGGCCGCCAGCTCGGCGAGCAGGCGTCGCAGTGGCCGATGATCTACACCGTTTCCGCGGGCCCGCTGCGTCCGCTTGGTTACAAAGAAGGGATCGTGACGCTGATGGAGTTCACCTGGACGCACGGTTCGGTGATTGAGAGCGGCGAATTCCGCCACGGGCCGCTCGAGATCGTCGAGCCGGGCGTGCCGTTCCTGTTCCTGCTTGGCAACGACGAAAGCCGCCACACGACCGAGCGCGCGATCCGCTTTGTGCGCGAGCGTACCGATAACGTCATCGTTATCGACTACGCGGAGATTTCCCAGGGGCTGCACCCGTGGCTCGCGCCGTTCCTGATGTTCGTGCCGATGGAGTGGCTCTGCTACTACCTCTCCATCTACAAAGACCACAACCCGGACGACCGTCGCTACTACGGCGGCATTGTTGAATATTAA
- the dam gene encoding adenine-specific DNA-methyltransferase yields the protein MKKHRAFLKWAGGKYPLLDDIKRHLPERECLIEPFVGAGSVFLNTDYSRYVLSDINSDLISLYTTVKDKTDDYVSEARLLFTAEHNQAEVYYQLREEFNQSRDEFRRALLFLYLNRHGYNGLCRYNLRGEFNVPFGRYKKPYFPETELYHFAERAQNALFICESYDASMARAHQENSAVVYCDPPYAPLSATANFTAYHTNSFNLEQQRHLAQLAEGLQSQRIPVLISNHDTELTRQWYQQAKLHKVRVRRSISSNGGTRRKVDELLALYEA from the coding sequence ATGAAAAAACATCGCGCTTTTCTTAAATGGGCAGGGGGGAAATACCCCCTGCTCGACGATATCAAACGTCATCTCCCTGAAAGGGAGTGTCTTATCGAGCCCTTCGTCGGCGCGGGGTCGGTTTTTCTCAACACCGACTATTCGCGCTATGTGTTGTCAGACATCAACAGCGATCTGATAAGCCTCTACACCACGGTGAAAGATAAAACTGACGATTACGTCAGTGAAGCGCGCCTGCTGTTTACCGCCGAGCATAATCAGGCTGAGGTGTACTATCAGCTGCGCGAAGAGTTTAACCAGAGCCGGGACGAATTCCGCCGCGCATTGCTCTTTTTGTATCTCAATCGCCACGGTTACAACGGGCTGTGCCGCTACAATCTGCGCGGCGAGTTCAACGTGCCGTTTGGTCGCTATAAAAAGCCCTATTTCCCGGAGACGGAGCTGTACCATTTTGCGGAGCGCGCCCAGAACGCGCTGTTTATCTGCGAATCCTACGACGCCAGCATGGCGCGGGCGCACCAGGAAAACAGCGCGGTAGTCTATTGCGATCCGCCTTACGCGCCGCTTTCCGCCACCGCGAACTTTACGGCTTATCATACGAACAGCTTTAATCTGGAACAGCAGCGGCATCTGGCGCAGCTTGCGGAAGGGCTGCAAAGCCAGCGCATTCCGGTGCTCATTTCCAACCACGATACCGAGCTGACCCGCCAGTGGTATCAGCAGGCGAAGCTGCATAAGGTGCGGGTACGACGCAGCATCAGCAGCAATGGCGGCACGCGCAGAAAGGTGGACGAACTGCTGGCGCTCTACGAAGCCTGA
- a CDS encoding YhfL family protein translates to MKHVIKLAMLAAVLTSLTACTGHIENKNKTCSYDYLLHPAISISKMIGGCGPAAEQ, encoded by the coding sequence ATGAAACACGTTATAAAACTCGCGATGCTGGCCGCCGTACTCACCTCACTGACCGCCTGCACCGGCCATATCGAAAACAAAAATAAAACCTGTAGCTACGACTATCTGCTTCACCCCGCGATATCGATTTCGAAAATGATCGGCGGCTGCGGCCCGGCGGCGGAGCAGTAA
- the frlA gene encoding fructoselysine/psicoselysine transporter FrlA translates to MEGQELQRKLGFWAVLAISVGTTVGSGIFVSVGEVAKAAGTPWLTVLAFVIGGLIVIPQMCVYAELSTAYPENGADYVYLKNAGSRPLAFLSGWASFWANDAPSLSIMALAIVSNFGFLVPLDPLTGKLVATGLILAFMLLHLRSVEGGATFQTLITIAKIIPFAIVIGIGVFWLKGDNFTAPATSATTSAAAGIMALLAGISATSWSYTGMASICYMTGEIKNPGKTMPRALIGSCLLVLVLYSLLALVISGLMPFDKLAASETPISDALTYIPALGSVAGVFVAITAMIVILGSLSSCVMYQPRLEYAMAKDNLFFKCFGHVHPKYNTPDVSIILQCALGIFFIFVSDLTSLLGYFTLVMCFKNTLTFGSIIWCRKREDYKPLWRTPAFGLMTFAAIASSLILVASTFAWAPVPGLICALIVIATGLPAYAFWEKRNRRLAHVS, encoded by the coding sequence ATGGAAGGCCAGGAACTCCAACGCAAGCTCGGCTTCTGGGCCGTGCTGGCCATTTCCGTCGGAACGACCGTCGGTTCCGGTATTTTCGTTTCGGTTGGTGAAGTGGCGAAAGCGGCAGGCACGCCGTGGCTCACGGTGCTCGCTTTTGTGATTGGCGGTTTGATTGTGATCCCGCAGATGTGCGTTTACGCGGAGCTCTCTACCGCTTACCCCGAGAACGGCGCTGATTATGTTTATCTCAAAAACGCCGGCAGCCGCCCGCTGGCGTTTCTCTCCGGCTGGGCCAGCTTCTGGGCCAACGACGCGCCGTCGCTCTCCATTATGGCGCTCGCCATCGTCAGCAATTTCGGCTTTCTGGTGCCGCTCGATCCGCTCACCGGCAAGCTTGTCGCCACCGGGCTGATCCTCGCGTTTATGCTGCTGCACCTGCGCTCGGTGGAGGGCGGGGCCACATTCCAGACGCTGATTACCATCGCCAAAATCATTCCCTTCGCGATTGTGATTGGCATCGGCGTTTTCTGGCTGAAGGGTGATAACTTCACGGCGCCTGCCACCAGCGCCACCACCAGCGCGGCGGCGGGTATCATGGCGCTGCTGGCGGGGATCTCGGCCACCAGCTGGTCCTACACCGGTATGGCGTCCATCTGCTACATGACCGGCGAAATCAAAAACCCCGGCAAAACCATGCCGCGGGCGCTGATTGGCTCCTGCCTGCTGGTGCTGGTGCTCTACTCGCTGCTGGCGCTGGTTATCTCCGGGCTGATGCCGTTCGACAAGCTCGCCGCCTCCGAAACGCCGATTTCCGACGCGCTGACTTACATTCCGGCGCTTGGCAGCGTGGCGGGCGTATTTGTCGCCATTACCGCCATGATCGTTATTTTAGGTTCGCTCTCCAGCTGCGTGATGTACCAGCCGCGTCTCGAATACGCGATGGCGAAAGACAACCTGTTTTTCAAATGCTTCGGCCATGTGCATCCGAAATACAACACGCCGGATGTCTCCATCATTTTGCAGTGCGCGCTGGGCATCTTCTTCATCTTCGTGTCAGACCTCACCAGCCTGCTCGGCTATTTCACCCTGGTGATGTGCTTTAAAAACACGCTCACCTTCGGCTCCATCATCTGGTGTCGCAAGCGTGAGGATTACAAACCGCTGTGGCGCACCCCGGCCTTCGGCCTCATGACCTTCGCCGCCATCGCCTCAAGCCTGATTCTGGTCGCGTCCACCTTTGCGTGGGCGCCGGTTCCCGGCCTTATCTGCGCCCTGATTGTTATCGCCACCGGCCTGCCCGCTTACGCCTTCTGGGAAAAGCGCAACCGCCGTCTGGCTCATGTTTCTTAA
- the cysG gene encoding siroheme synthase CysG, whose translation MDHLPIFCQLRHRACLLVGGGDVAERKARLLLEAGAALTVNALAFAPQFEAWAEQGMLRLAQGEFDATLLDECWLVIAATDDDAVNNQVSEAAEARRIFCNVVDAPKQASFIMPSIIDRSPLMVAVSSGGTSPVLARLLREKLEALLPQHLGKVAGYAGQLRRRVKQTFASMSERRRFWEKFFVNDRLAQSLANDDEQAVARITETLLGEPLDDRGEVVLVGAGPGDPGLLTLKGLQQIQQADIVVYDRLVSDEIMNLVRRDADRVFVGKRAGYHCVPQEEINQILLREAQRGKRVVRLKGGDPFIFGRGGEELETLCDAGIPFSVVPGITAASGCSAYAGLPLTHRDYAQSVRLVTGHLKNGGKFDWRNLAAEKQTLVFYMGLNQAAAIQEKLIEHGMDPQMPVALVENGTSVKQRVVTGVLAELGALAQRVESPSLIIVGRVVALRDKLNWFSSK comes from the coding sequence GTGGATCACCTGCCGATATTTTGTCAGTTACGTCATCGCGCCTGCCTGCTGGTCGGCGGCGGCGATGTCGCAGAACGTAAGGCGCGTCTGCTGCTGGAGGCAGGCGCTGCGCTTACGGTCAACGCGCTTGCCTTCGCGCCGCAGTTTGAAGCCTGGGCTGAGCAGGGCATGCTGCGCCTGGCGCAGGGCGAGTTTGACGCCACGCTTCTGGATGAGTGCTGGCTGGTGATCGCCGCCACGGATGACGACGCGGTGAATAATCAGGTCAGCGAGGCTGCCGAAGCGCGGCGTATTTTCTGCAACGTGGTGGATGCGCCGAAACAGGCGAGCTTCATCATGCCGTCGATTATCGACCGCTCGCCGCTGATGGTGGCCGTCTCTTCCGGCGGCACGTCGCCCGTGCTGGCGCGTCTGCTGCGCGAAAAGCTCGAAGCGCTGCTGCCTCAACACCTCGGGAAAGTCGCAGGCTATGCCGGGCAGCTCCGTCGCCGCGTGAAGCAAACCTTCGCCTCGATGAGCGAGCGCCGCCGCTTCTGGGAAAAATTCTTCGTGAACGACCGCCTCGCGCAGTCGCTGGCCAATGACGATGAACAGGCCGTCGCCCGTATTACCGAAACGCTGCTTGGCGAACCGCTTGATGACCGCGGCGAAGTCGTGCTGGTGGGCGCAGGCCCCGGCGATCCGGGTTTGCTGACGCTCAAGGGGCTTCAGCAGATCCAGCAGGCGGATATCGTGGTCTACGACCGTCTGGTCTCCGATGAGATTATGAATCTGGTGCGCCGCGACGCCGATCGCGTGTTCGTCGGCAAACGCGCGGGCTATCACTGCGTGCCGCAGGAGGAGATCAACCAGATCCTGCTGCGTGAAGCCCAGCGCGGCAAACGCGTCGTGCGCCTGAAAGGCGGCGATCCGTTTATCTTCGGGCGCGGCGGCGAGGAGCTGGAAACGCTCTGCGACGCGGGCATTCCTTTCTCCGTGGTACCCGGCATCACCGCGGCGTCAGGCTGTTCAGCCTACGCCGGGCTGCCGCTGACCCACCGCGACTACGCGCAGAGCGTGCGCCTCGTCACCGGGCATCTGAAAAACGGCGGTAAGTTTGACTGGCGTAACCTCGCCGCGGAAAAACAGACGCTGGTGTTTTACATGGGGTTGAACCAGGCGGCGGCTATTCAGGAAAAACTCATCGAACACGGTATGGATCCGCAGATGCCGGTGGCGCTGGTTGAAAACGGGACCAGCGTAAAACAACGCGTCGTTACCGGCGTTCTGGCCGAACTTGGCGCGCTGGCGCAGCGCGTGGAAAGCCCAAGCCTGATTATCGTCGGCCGCGTCGTGGCGCTGCGCGATAAACTCAACTGGTTCTCGTCTAAATAA
- the trpS gene encoding tryptophan--tRNA ligase, with the protein MSKPIVFSGAQPSGELTIGNYMGALRQWVNMQDDYHCIYCIVDQHAITVRQDPAALRKATLDTLALYLACGIDPKKSTIFVQSHVPEHAQLGWALNCYTYFGELSRMTQFKDKSARYAENINAGLFDYPVLMAADILLYQTNLVPVGEDQKQHLELSRDIAQRFNAIYGDIFRVPEPFIPKSGARVMSLLEPTKKMSKSDDNRNNVIGLLEDPKSVVKKIKRAVTDSDEPPVVRYDVANKAGVSNLLDILSAVTGQSIPELEQHFEGKMYGHLKGEVADAVSGMLTELQERYHRYRNDEAFLQSVMKEGAEKARAHAGETLKNVYEAIGFVAQP; encoded by the coding sequence ATGAGTAAGCCCATCGTTTTTAGTGGCGCACAGCCATCCGGAGAACTGACCATCGGTAACTACATGGGTGCGCTGCGTCAGTGGGTTAACATGCAGGATGATTACCACTGCATCTACTGCATCGTGGATCAGCATGCCATCACTGTGCGTCAGGACCCAGCCGCGCTGCGCAAAGCCACGCTGGATACGCTGGCGCTCTATCTCGCCTGCGGCATCGATCCGAAAAAGAGCACCATCTTCGTGCAGTCTCATGTGCCGGAGCACGCGCAGCTGGGCTGGGCGCTGAACTGCTACACCTATTTCGGCGAACTGAGCCGCATGACGCAGTTCAAAGACAAATCCGCGCGCTACGCGGAAAACATCAACGCCGGTCTGTTTGATTACCCGGTGCTGATGGCGGCGGATATCCTGCTGTACCAGACCAATCTGGTGCCGGTGGGCGAAGATCAGAAGCAGCACCTGGAGCTGAGCCGCGATATCGCGCAGCGCTTCAACGCCATCTACGGCGACATTTTCCGCGTGCCGGAGCCGTTCATCCCGAAATCGGGCGCGCGCGTGATGTCGCTGCTGGAGCCGACCAAAAAGATGTCCAAGTCGGATGACAACCGCAATAACGTCATCGGCCTGCTGGAAGATCCGAAATCCGTTGTGAAGAAAATCAAACGCGCGGTGACCGATTCCGACGAGCCGCCGGTAGTGCGCTACGACGTGGCGAACAAAGCGGGCGTCTCTAACCTGCTGGATATCCTCTCCGCCGTGACCGGCCAGAGCATCCCGGAACTGGAGCAGCATTTCGAAGGCAAAATGTATGGTCACCTGAAAGGCGAAGTGGCGGATGCCGTTTCCGGCATGCTCACCGAGCTTCAGGAACGCTATCACCGCTACCGCAACGACGAAGCCTTCCTGCAAAGCGTGATGAAAGAAGGGGCCGAGAAAGCCCGCGCGCACGCTGGCGAAACGCTGAAGAACGTGTACGAAGCCATCGGGTTTGTGGCGCAGCCGTAA
- the rpe gene encoding ribulose-phosphate 3-epimerase, with protein MKQFLIAPSILSADFARLGEDTARVLAAGADVVHFDVMDNHYVPNLTIGPMVLKALRDYGITAPIDVHLMVKPVDRLIPDFAGAGASIITFHPEASEHIDRSLQLIKEHGCKAGLVFNPATPLSYLDYVMDKLDVILLMSVNPGFGGQSFIPQTLEKLKEVRQRIDASGRDIRLEVDGGVKVSNIGAIAAAGADMFVAGSAIFNEPDYQKVINDMRSELAKVSHG; from the coding sequence ATGAAACAGTTTTTGATTGCCCCCTCGATTCTGTCGGCCGACTTTGCCCGGCTGGGTGAAGACACCGCACGGGTGCTGGCCGCCGGTGCCGACGTCGTCCATTTCGATGTTATGGATAACCATTATGTGCCCAACCTCACCATCGGGCCGATGGTCCTGAAGGCGCTGCGCGATTACGGCATTACCGCGCCCATCGACGTGCATCTGATGGTGAAACCCGTGGATCGCCTGATCCCCGATTTCGCCGGGGCGGGCGCCAGCATCATTACGTTCCACCCGGAAGCCTCCGAGCATATCGATCGTTCGCTGCAACTGATCAAAGAACACGGCTGCAAAGCGGGCCTGGTCTTTAATCCGGCGACGCCGCTGAGCTATCTCGATTACGTGATGGATAAACTGGACGTCATTCTGCTGATGTCGGTCAACCCCGGCTTCGGCGGTCAGTCGTTTATCCCGCAGACGCTTGAGAAGCTTAAAGAAGTGCGCCAGCGCATCGACGCGTCCGGGCGCGACATTCGTCTGGAAGTGGACGGCGGCGTGAAGGTCAGCAATATCGGCGCTATCGCCGCGGCGGGTGCCGATATGTTTGTCGCGGGCTCGGCCATTTTCAACGAGCCGGATTATCAGAAAGTCATTAACGATATGCGTAGCGAGCTGGCGAAGGTTTCTCATGGATAA
- the gph gene encoding phosphoglycolate phosphatase, with amino-acid sequence MDKLQKIRAVAFDLDGTLVDSAPGLTWAVDNALYALELPTAGDARVITWIGNGADVLVERALNWARQEKATLRAAAGKPAETDAIPEEEQRRMMRRLFDRYYGEAVEGGSALFPDVAGTLDALRRHGLALGLVTNKPTPFVAPMLESLGIADYFSIIIGGDDVQNKKPHPEPLHKVMDALRVTAQELLFVGDSRNDIQAAQAAGCASVGLSYGYNYGEAITLSHPDFVFDHFRDLLPAFGLPHSDNQELKNE; translated from the coding sequence ATGGATAAGCTGCAAAAAATCCGCGCTGTCGCCTTCGATCTCGACGGTACGCTGGTAGACAGCGCGCCGGGTCTGACCTGGGCCGTGGATAACGCGCTCTATGCGCTGGAGCTGCCGACCGCGGGCGACGCGCGCGTTATCACCTGGATTGGCAACGGCGCCGATGTGCTGGTTGAGCGCGCGCTGAACTGGGCGCGTCAGGAGAAAGCTACGCTTCGCGCCGCCGCGGGCAAGCCGGCGGAAACTGACGCTATCCCGGAAGAAGAACAGCGCCGCATGATGCGCCGTCTGTTTGACCGCTATTATGGCGAGGCCGTCGAGGGGGGCAGCGCGCTGTTCCCGGATGTGGCCGGGACGCTTGACGCGCTGCGCCGTCATGGCCTTGCGCTCGGGCTGGTCACCAATAAGCCGACGCCGTTTGTGGCCCCGATGCTGGAATCGCTCGGTATCGCAGACTATTTCAGCATTATTATCGGCGGCGATGATGTGCAGAATAAAAAACCGCACCCGGAACCGCTGCACAAAGTCATGGACGCGTTGCGGGTCACGGCGCAGGAGTTGCTCTTTGTCGGCGATTCACGCAATGATATTCAGGCGGCGCAGGCCGCTGGCTGCGCAAGCGTCGGTCTGAGCTATGGCTATAACTACGGCGAAGCGATAACGTTAAGCCACCCGGATTTCGTCTTTGACCATTTCCGCGACTTACTGCCCGCGTTCGGGCTCCCCCACAGTGACAATCAGGAATTGAAAAATGAGTAA